The nucleotide window TCTGGTCTCCCATAAAAAGCATCCCATTCTTTTTTCCGGCAACTGGCCAATGTGAGAATAAGCAGCATCGATAGTGACAATACGCGCATCGTTCTTATATTATTTTCAGATCAAATAAAAATTTTAAAGCAGTACCTGCCTGTGCGGTTAAGCAAGCGAAAGACCTTGCAGATCTCTCTGCAAATGCATCCAACTCCGTACTCTTTCCAATTATTTACAAATAAATACTCAATCGTTTACAAAAAGGCAAGCCTCAACTCTCAGTTACAATTCTTGCTTGGTGCTGCGAATATATCCCCCGATATTGCTACCACTGTCCTGACCCATCCTGCTTTTACTTATATTTTTATGCAATCGATTGCGAAATTGTAATTTGTACAATTCTTATTCATTATGAATATTTTATCATGCAGGATGCTACAGGATGCCTGCCTTTGTAATTTGCTTTAATATTGAGCCTGTAACGGTACAAATAAATTTGCCATGAGATCTAAAATTTTCCTTGCTTATATAGCAATTATGGTGGCGGGTAGTTCCGCTTTTGCGCAGAAACTTCCGTCGAAGAAAAACATTCTTCAAACACTGCGACTTACGAACCAGTATTTCATGAATAAGTGGCCCGATCCGGGAAAGAGTATTATCACCAATAAAGAAAGGCCCAGTAATATATGGACCAGGGCTGTATATTATGAAGGTTTGCTGGCGTTGAATACTATTGACCCGCAAAAAAAATACTACGATTACGCGGTGGACTGGGGAGAGAAGCACAAATGGGGATTGAATGGAGGCACTGCTACCAAAAATGCAGACAATCATTGCTGCGGTCAGACCTACATTGATCTTTATTTGATTGATAAAAAGGAAGAGCGTATCAAGGATATTAAAACCAGTATCGATAATGTTATTGCCAGCGGTAAAAATGATGACTGGAGCTGGATTGATGCCATACAAATGGGAATGCCGGTATTTACCAAATTAGGAAACCTGTACAACGATACAAAATACTTTGAGAAGATGTACGAGATGTACTCCTACACCAAAAATAATCATGGTGATAAGGGACTTTACAACCGGGAAGATCATTTGTGGTGGAGAGATAAGGATTTTGATCCGCCTTATAAAGAGCCTAACGGCGAAGATTGCTATTGGAGCCGCGGTAATGGATGGGTAGTAATGGCTTTAGTGCGTGCGATGGAAGAGCTGCCAAAATCTGATCCGCATTATGCAGAGTACCTGCAGGATTTTAAAGATATGTGTACGGCCCTGGTGAAAATACAGCGACCAGATGGTTTATGGACAGCCAGCCTGCATGATCCGAATCATTATGGCGGAAAAGAAATTACCGGTACTGCCTGCTTTACTTATGGCTTTGCCTGGGGCGTAAGAAAGGGTATACTGGATAAAAAGATTTATCAGCCATCACTTACCAAAGCCTGGAATGCGATGGTGAAAGATGC belongs to Niabella yanshanensis and includes:
- a CDS encoding glycoside hydrolase family 88/105 protein — encoded protein: MRSKIFLAYIAIMVAGSSAFAQKLPSKKNILQTLRLTNQYFMNKWPDPGKSIITNKERPSNIWTRAVYYEGLLALNTIDPQKKYYDYAVDWGEKHKWGLNGGTATKNADNHCCGQTYIDLYLIDKKEERIKDIKTSIDNVIASGKNDDWSWIDAIQMGMPVFTKLGNLYNDTKYFEKMYEMYSYTKNNHGDKGLYNREDHLWWRDKDFDPPYKEPNGEDCYWSRGNGWVVMALVRAMEELPKSDPHYAEYLQDFKDMCTALVKIQRPDGLWTASLHDPNHYGGKEITGTACFTYGFAWGVRKGILDKKIYQPSLTKAWNAMVKDAVHKNGFLGYVQGTGKEPKDGQPVTYTSTPDFEDYGLGCFLLAGTEVYKLRK